One Megasphaera elsdenii DSM 20460 genomic window carries:
- a CDS encoding serine hydrolase domain-containing protein codes for MKRRDWDGYFASLIGDSGTCVPGLAVLAYAGGREVYRFAGGIRRMAGAQTWPMTEDSRFRMASVSKMFTVFTIMQLAEAGKLSLDEDVSEYLGFRLRHPSYPDMPITLRSLASHTSGLRDGKVYSIPPSVSVRAFFRPGSPYWEGGAHFAPAGQAPGAYFTYCNLNYGLLGTVIEAVTGQRFDQYQKTHILKDLECRADYVPGNLEAPEFARLGTIYRKQDRQGRWEEKGPWQGIMDDFGGVQPPRETLSLQNPYAQDVCQTYDLAGYQPGTNATIFSPQGGLRLSLKELGHVLAMLLHDGRYAGRQVLRPASLQAMFSPQWTYDGHNGDTCGQTLLTYGLGEFFVDGRGPARCCRTKAIDLWGHTGQAFGLLSGLFIRPGTGSGFAYVMNGEALAEDDDPRSAGQFSRNYIWEEKVMDGLCRLIDGL; via the coding sequence ATGAAGCGAAGGGATTGGGATGGCTATTTTGCCTCCCTTATTGGCGACAGCGGGACCTGCGTGCCCGGCCTGGCCGTCCTGGCCTATGCCGGCGGCCGTGAGGTCTACCGCTTTGCCGGCGGTATCCGCCGCATGGCCGGGGCACAGACCTGGCCCATGACGGAAGACAGCCGTTTCCGCATGGCGTCCGTCTCCAAGATGTTCACGGTCTTTACGATTATGCAGCTCGCCGAAGCAGGGAAGCTGTCCCTCGACGAGGATGTCAGCGAGTACCTCGGCTTTCGCCTGCGCCATCCGTCGTATCCCGACATGCCCATTACGCTCCGCAGCCTGGCTTCTCATACGTCGGGCCTGCGCGACGGCAAAGTCTACAGTATCCCGCCATCCGTCAGCGTCCGGGCCTTCTTTAGGCCAGGCAGTCCCTATTGGGAAGGCGGCGCCCATTTCGCGCCGGCCGGACAGGCACCGGGCGCCTATTTCACCTATTGCAACCTCAACTACGGCCTCTTGGGGACGGTCATCGAAGCCGTGACGGGCCAGCGTTTCGACCAGTATCAGAAGACCCATATCCTGAAGGACCTGGAATGCCGGGCTGATTACGTGCCGGGCAACCTGGAAGCGCCTGAGTTCGCCCGCTTAGGGACGATTTACCGCAAGCAGGATAGACAGGGCCGGTGGGAGGAAAAAGGCCCCTGGCAGGGGATTATGGACGATTTTGGCGGTGTCCAGCCGCCAAGGGAGACCCTGTCCTTGCAGAATCCCTATGCCCAGGACGTCTGTCAGACTTACGACCTGGCCGGTTATCAGCCTGGGACCAATGCGACGATTTTTTCTCCCCAAGGCGGCCTGCGCCTGTCCCTGAAAGAATTGGGCCACGTCCTGGCGATGCTTCTTCACGACGGCCGTTACGCCGGGCGGCAGGTCCTCCGGCCCGCTTCGCTCCAGGCCATGTTCAGCCCGCAATGGACCTATGACGGCCACAATGGCGATACGTGCGGCCAGACCCTGCTGACCTATGGCCTGGGCGAGTTCTTCGTCGACGGCAGAGGGCCGGCCCGCTGCTGCCGTACCAAGGCCATCGATTTATGGGGCCATACGGGCCAGGCCTTTGGCCTCTTATCGGGCCTTTTCATCCGTCCCGGGACGGGAAGCGGCTTTGCCTATGTCATGAATGGGGAGGCCCTGGCCGAAGACGACGACCCGCGCAGTGCCGGTCAGTTCAGCCGCAATTATATTTGGGAAGAAAAGGTCATGGACGGCCTGTGCCGGTTGATTGACGGCCTATAA
- a CDS encoding tetratricopeptide repeat protein, whose protein sequence is MRRWKECILAGLISCFLAVPCLSLANDEKIPEGAGGGAIALQTDGKSDLLQAVRAKDYDKALQIVNGQIEAHPGDADAYDRRSAIYALLGRYDQALADCDKAISLEPGAAFHYFNRGAIYEQRKEYQLAVNDYTKALSLSQNGDHLQGLMYFNRARAYTAIEAYDKALADLKQGEKLAPAFPHNYFLESLVYEKKGDKKLADRSRHVGVMYELMHRGDYFLAGSVAEEAGFYDQSLALLQEAVKRHPDDSRVYSERGLVYAKMGQDELAIADLTRALALKETAMDYNNRGECYRHLKQFDLAKRDYDQSIRLATDDDDKLAVYDSLGQLAIDQGDYRRAVQYLSQALAIKPYEDGYRLRSQVWRKLGDTKRADQDEAAAQEIEQRELLGS, encoded by the coding sequence ATGAGACGATGGAAAGAATGTATCTTAGCCGGGCTGATTTCATGCTTTTTGGCCGTTCCCTGCCTGTCCCTGGCTAACGATGAGAAGATACCGGAAGGCGCGGGCGGAGGAGCCATCGCCTTGCAGACCGATGGGAAAAGCGACCTGTTGCAGGCCGTCCGGGCCAAGGATTATGACAAGGCCCTGCAGATCGTCAACGGCCAGATCGAAGCCCATCCCGGCGATGCCGATGCCTACGACCGCCGCAGCGCTATTTACGCCCTTTTGGGACGCTATGACCAGGCCCTGGCCGATTGTGACAAGGCCATTTCCCTGGAACCGGGCGCAGCCTTCCATTATTTCAACCGCGGCGCTATCTATGAACAGCGTAAAGAATACCAGCTGGCTGTCAACGATTATACCAAGGCCTTGTCCCTGAGCCAGAACGGGGATCACCTGCAGGGACTGATGTATTTCAATCGGGCCCGGGCCTATACGGCCATAGAAGCCTACGACAAAGCCCTGGCCGACCTCAAGCAGGGTGAAAAGCTGGCGCCGGCCTTCCCGCATAATTATTTCCTCGAAAGCCTGGTCTATGAAAAGAAAGGCGATAAGAAATTGGCCGATCGGAGCCGCCATGTCGGCGTCATGTACGAACTCATGCACCGCGGCGATTACTTCCTGGCCGGGTCCGTCGCCGAAGAAGCCGGTTTCTATGACCAGTCCCTGGCCCTGCTCCAGGAAGCGGTGAAACGCCATCCCGACGACAGCCGGGTCTATTCCGAACGGGGCCTGGTCTATGCCAAGATGGGTCAGGATGAGCTGGCCATTGCCGACTTGACCAGAGCCCTGGCACTGAAGGAAACGGCTATGGATTACAACAACCGCGGCGAATGTTACCGCCACTTGAAACAATTCGACCTGGCCAAACGGGACTACGACCAGTCCATCCGCCTGGCGACAGATGATGACGATAAGCTGGCCGTCTACGACAGTCTGGGCCAACTGGCCATAGACCAGGGCGACTACCGGCGGGCGGTGCAGTACCTGAGCCAGGCCCTGGCCATCAAGCCCTATGAAGACGGCTATCGCCTGCGCAGCCAGGTCTGGCGCAAGTTAGGCGATACGAAGAGAGCTGACCAGGATGAAGCAGCGGCCCAGGAAATCGAGCAGCGCGAGCTCCTGGGTTCGTAA
- a CDS encoding alpha/beta hydrolase, with protein sequence MQIFKGKEKSKKQLLTLALMGLMCIGGNAMATQVNVDSATKDMPGKVESTKLSVPVKTPVINQISDVVYEQVPMRGYPNVAMKMDILQPKSAAKLPAIVYVTGGGFINANKDNGIQLRMHLAEAGYVVASIQYRVAPTARFPEPLEDVKASIRYLKAHADQFGIDPERIGIIGGSAGGYLTAMAATTSGTKTFDKGDNLQVGSDVKAAVDLYGLSDLTRIGDDYNDSVKKAHRSAGATEALWVNGSAVFGGHDGGILANPEGAQKANPITYISQTSAPLLLMHGTNDTVVSPSQTDLLFQALQKHHVPSKRYLVEGAAHGGIYWNQKEVLDIITTFFDSYLKK encoded by the coding sequence ATGCAAATATTCAAAGGCAAGGAAAAATCTAAAAAACAGCTGCTAACCCTGGCCTTGATGGGGTTGATGTGTATAGGAGGCAATGCCATGGCCACCCAGGTAAACGTCGACTCGGCGACGAAAGACATGCCGGGAAAAGTAGAAAGCACGAAGCTATCCGTGCCGGTAAAGACACCGGTCATCAATCAGATTTCCGATGTCGTATATGAACAAGTCCCCATGCGGGGCTACCCCAACGTGGCCATGAAGATGGACATCCTTCAGCCGAAATCAGCTGCGAAACTGCCTGCCATCGTTTATGTCACAGGCGGCGGCTTCATCAACGCCAATAAGGACAATGGCATCCAGCTCCGCATGCACCTGGCCGAAGCGGGCTATGTCGTCGCTTCCATCCAGTACCGTGTCGCACCGACGGCCCGCTTCCCGGAACCCCTGGAAGATGTGAAGGCCTCTATCCGCTATTTGAAAGCCCATGCAGACCAATTCGGCATCGACCCGGAACGAATCGGCATCATCGGCGGCAGTGCCGGCGGCTATCTCACGGCGATGGCGGCGACGACCAGCGGCACGAAAACCTTCGACAAAGGCGATAATCTCCAGGTCGGCAGCGACGTCAAAGCCGCCGTCGACCTCTACGGCCTCTCTGACCTGACCCGCATCGGCGATGACTATAATGATTCCGTGAAAAAAGCCCACCGATCGGCCGGCGCCACCGAAGCCCTTTGGGTGAACGGCTCTGCCGTATTCGGCGGCCACGACGGCGGCATCCTGGCCAATCCGGAAGGCGCCCAAAAGGCCAACCCCATCACGTACATTTCCCAGACCAGTGCGCCCCTGCTGCTCATGCACGGCACGAATGACACCGTCGTTTCCCCGAGCCAGACGGACCTGCTCTTCCAGGCCCTCCAGAAACATCATGTCCCGTCAAAACGCTACCTGGTAGAAGGCGCGGCCCATGGCGGCATCTACTGGAACCAAAAAGAAGTACTCGACATCATCACGACCTTCTTCGATTCGTATTTGAAAAAATAG